A genome region from Gouania willdenowi unplaced genomic scaffold, fGouWil2.1 scaffold_31_arrow_ctg1, whole genome shotgun sequence includes the following:
- the LOC114459500 gene encoding NLR family CARD domain-containing protein 3-like: EDNIISFVKAELKHMHKIVDGDDPECSESQMEGEDEEQRRSREAFLNITLYFLKRMKQEELAERLQSRTKAHQYKRELKSKLKKKFQCVSEGVAKAGSPTLLKEIYTELYITEGGGGEVNQEHEVIQIETASRRSDTAERAITLEEIFKPRPGRPRPIRTVMTKGVAGIGKTLLTHKFTVDWAEDKAQQEVYFTFPLTFRELNVLRGRSFSLVGLVDHFFSKSKEAGICSFQDFLVLFILDGLDECRLSLDFLSTQTLTDVSESTSVEVLLINLIRGELLPSARLWITTRPAAANQIPPECVDMVTEVRGFTDPQKEEYFRRRSTDEEQVSRIMSHIRTCRSLHIMCHIPLFCWITATVLEDLLKSREKEELPRTLTQIYSHYVVLQNKVKMVKFDGGAATDQHWSPQSREMMESLGKLAFEQLQKGKLIFYDSDLTECGMDLRAASVCSGVFTQVFREESSLYQDKVFTFIHLSLQEFLAALHVHQTFISSKVNLLDHKPLNLPYSGGQPDFNLLHQSAVDEALRSPNGHLDLFLRFLLGLSLLTNQRLLQGLLTQTGSDSQTNQRTVKYIKEKLSESLSTERSINLFHCLNEVNDHSLLEQIQRYMNSGSLSTEKLSPAQWSALVFILLSSQEHLDVFDLKRFSPSEEAFLKLLPVIKASKKVKLSSCGLSERSCAALSSVLSSQSSSVKHLDLSNNDLQDSGVKLLCEGLKSPHCKLDSLSLSGCVITKVGGASLAAALSSNSSSVRDLD, translated from the exons gaggacaacatcatcagctttgttaaggctgaactcaaacacatgcataagattgtggatggagatgatccagagtgctcagagagtcagatggagggtgaagatgaggagcagaggaggagcagggaggcctttctgaacatcacactgtatttcctaaagaggatgaagcaggaggagctggctgagcgtctgcagagca gaacaaaggCTCATCAATACAAACGTGAGCTGAAGTCCAAGCTGAAGAAGAagttccagtgtgtgtctgagggcgtggctaaagcaggaagtccaaccctcctgaaggagatctacacagagctctacatcacagagggagggggtggagaggtcaaccaggaacatgaggtcatacagatagaaacagcatccaggagatcagacacagcagaaagagccaTCACACTAGAAGAGATCTTTAAACCCCGTCCTGGAAgacctcgaccaatcaggacagtgatgacaaagggcgtggctggcattgggaaaacactcttaacacacaagttcactgtGGACTGGGCTGAAGACAAAGCCCAGCAGGAGGTCTACTTCACATTCCCACTGACCttcagagagctgaacgtgctgagggggaggagcttcagcttggtgggacttgttgatcacttcttctctaaaagcaaagaagcaggaatctgcagcttccaggacttcctggttttgttcatcttggatggtctggatgagtgtcggctctctctggacttcctcagcactcagaccctgactgatgtctcagagtccacctcagtggaggttctgctgataaacctcatcagaggagaactgcttccatcagctcgcctctggataaccacacggcctgcagcagccaatcagatacctcctgagtgtgtggacatggtgacagaggtcagagggttTACGGACCCTCAGAAGGAGGAGTACTTCAGGAGGAGGtccacagatgaggagcaggtcagcaggatcatgtcccacatcaggacgtgtcgtagcctccacatcatgtgccacatcccgctcttctgctggatcactgctacagttctggaggacttgttgaagagcagagagaaggaagagctgcccaggactctgactcagatctacagccactatgtggtccttcagaacaaagtcaagatggtgaagtttgatggaggagctgccacagatcaacactggagtccacagagcagggagatgatggagtctctgggaaaactggcttttgagcagctgcagaaaggaaagctgatcttctatgacagtgacctgacagagtgtggcatggacctcagagcagcctcagtgtgctcaggAGTGTTCACACAGGTCTTCAGAGAGGAGAGCAGCCTGTACCAGGACAAGGTGTTCACCTTCATCCACCTGAGCCTTCAGGAGTTTCTGGCTGCTCTTCATGTCCATCAGACCTTCATCAGCTCTAAAGTCAACCTGCTGGATCATAAACCACTGAACCTTCCCTATAGTGGAGGTCAGCCTGACTTTAACCTTCTCCATCAGAGTGCTGTGGACGAGGCCTTACGGAGTCCAAACGGACACTTGGACTTGTTCCTCCGCTTCCtgctgggtctttcactgctgaccaatcagaggctcctacaaggcctgctgacacagacaggaagtgactcacagaccaatcaaagaacagttaaatacatcaaggagaagctgagtgagagtttgtccacagagagaagcatcaACCTGTTCCACTGTCTGAATGAAGTGAATGATCACTCTCTGCTGGAGCAGATCCAACGGTACATGAATTCAGGAAGTCTCTCCACAGAGAAactgtctcctgctcagtggtcagctctggtcttcatcttactgtcatcacaagaacatctggatgtctttgacctgaagagattctctccttcagaggaagcttttctgaagctgctcccagtgatcaaagcctccaagaaagttaa gttgagttcctgtggtctctcagagagaagctgtgcagctctgtcctcagtcctcagctctcagtcctccagtgtgaaacatctggacctgagtaacaatgatctgcaggattcaggagtgaagctgctgtgtgaaggactgaagagtcctcactgtaaactggactctctcag tctgtcaggttgtgtcatcacaaaggtgggcggggcttctctggcagcagctttgagctccaactcctccagtgtgagagacctggac